The genomic window GTGCAGGCCATTCTCACCGCGCTGCCGGGCGCGCTGTTCTTCCTGATGCCGATCTTCGCGCTGGTATTGCGCATCGCCTATATGCGGCGACCGATGGGTTACCTGGAGCATCTGGTGGTGGCGCTGTACAGCCATTGCTGGCTGATGCTGGTGCTGCTGACCACCTTCCTCATTGCCGGCATCAGCGGTGCGATCGGCAACGCCGTGTTCAGTTCGATCTGCGTCTGGCTGTATGTGCTGCTGTGGTTTGCGGTGCCGGTGTATCTGTTCTGGATGCAGCAGCGCGTCTACGGCGGCAACCCGATACTGACGATGCTGCGCTACACCTTCATCGGCGGCATCTATCTATTCCTGGTGACCTTCGTGGTGATGTACGCGGTGCTCGCCGGCGTCTCGGCCTGATTCAACGTAGCCGGGTAAGCGCAGCGCACCCGGGAAGCGGCGATCAGAAGTTCTTTCCGACCAGCCAGCCACAACCCCGGGTGCGCTGCGCTTGCCCGGGCTACGGTGTTTGTGGATGCAACGGTTCAAGCCTGCGCTTGCTGCAGCCAATCCTTGCGCACATCAGCTGAGTGGAAACTCCAGGCAACAAAGCGGCTCTGCTTGTTGCCCTGTGCCATCGGCACTTCGCGCACCTCGGCGGCGCCCGCCTTGCCCAACTGCTTGTGGATGTCGGCCAGGTGCTCACTCTTGGCAACCAGCGAACTGAACCACAACACCTGCTGCTGGATGTCCACGCTTTCGCGGATCATCCGCCGCAGGAAAGAAGCCTCGCCGCCGGTGCACCACAGCTCATTGGCCTGACCACCGAAATTGAGCGGCGGGGGCTTGCTGGCGCGTGCCTGCGTGCCACCCAGGTTGCGCAGCTTGCGTTGGCTGCCTTGCGCCGCTTCCTTGGCCGAGGCGTGGAAGGGCGGGTTGCACATGGTCAGCTCGAAACGCTCATCGGCCTGCAACAGGCCGGCGAACAGATTGCCGCGCGCCGGCTGCAGTCGCAGCGCGATGCGTCCACCGAGGCCGTTGGCCTGCACATTGGCATTGGCGGCCTGCAGCGCGTCGGCATCGATATCGCTGCCGAGAAAACGCCAGCCGTATTCGGCCTGCCCCAGCAACGGATAGATGCAGTTGGCGCCAACCCCAATATCCAGCGCGCGCACGCCGGGGCCGCGTGGAATCACCCCGTTGTTGTCTGCCGCCAGCAGATCGGCCAGGCCGTGCAGATAGTCCACCCTGCCCGGCACCGGCGGGCAAAGATAGCCGTCCGGGATATCCCAATGCCGGATGCCGTAGTCACTGGCCAGCAGCGCGCGGTTGAGCTCGCGCACGGCCACAGGCTTGCTGAAATCGATGCTGTCTGTGCCTGCCGGGGTGCGGATCAGGTGCGCACGCAAGGCCGGATTCACCGCAACCAGCCGCACCAGGTCGTAACGGCCCTGGTGGCGATTGCGCGGATGCAGCAGCGGCTGTGCCGATGCAGCGGCAGGCTTGGCACGGGGGCGTTGAGGCGAAGAAGTCATGTGCGTATTGGAACAAACCGGAGACATTGGTTGTTTGTAGGAGCGGCGTCAGCCGCGAAGCACGTACATCATCAGATCACGCCCGCTTCTGGCGCTTCAGCAAACGCGACTTCGCGGCTGATCGCATCCACGGACCAAGATTCAGACATTTGCCTGCACGACGCAGATGCAAGATCCGCAGCGACAAGCCTACCCCTCCCCAACCCTCCCCTTTGCTGCGCAAAAGGGAGGGAGCAGACGCCGGGGCGCTGAAGCACCCTGACCCAGACACATACAGCCTCAACCAGCGGCTGTTGCCTTGCCCAGATCCAACCCCTGCACGTTCTGCAGCAGCTGCGCGCCATCTACGCCCACGCGCAGCGCCAGCGCGGCGGCAATCGCCGCATATGCATCACCCAGCACTTCGGTCTCGTTCTGGCTGGCATCGATGAGCTGCTTATTGGGCAGATCGAGCTGCTGGAAGATCAACCGGCAGCGCTCCAGGTTCTGTGCGGTCTCGAAGTGGTTGGGCTTGTCGCCACGGGCGCGGATACGCTCAAGCCCCTGTTCCGGCAGCAGGTCCAGCAACAGCAGCAGGTTCGGGCGCGGGGCGAAATCATTGGCCTGCAGCATCTGGTCCAGCGGCAAGCCGGCCGCGCCCTGGTAGGCCACCATCGACGGGAAGTAGCGGTCGAGGATGACGATCTCGCCCCGGGCCAGGGCCGGTGCAATGACATCTTCCACATGCTGGCGGCGGTCATGCAGCAGGTATTCCACCTCCTGCTCGGGGCTCAGCCGGCCAGTGGCGGCGGTGGCGCGCAGGCGTGTGCCCCAAGGGCCGTTGGTCGGTTCCTTGCCCAGTACGACCACTGCCCCTGCATCGCGCAGGTGCTGGGCCAAGGCATGGGCAAGCGTGGTCTTGCCGGCGCCATCAATGCCTTCGATGGCAATGAGCAGGCCGCCGGGAATCTGTTGGTTATCCATGGGCGCTACTTTAATCGGATCCGGCCGATACCACACGGCTGGACAGGCCCGCAGCATGACCAACCGCCATGTCTGGAACAGTCCGCCGTCAGCGCTCGGGCGCGGTGCAGCCGTTGGCGGCGCAGTAGTCTGCGGCCCGCTGGCGCTCCTGTTCGCTTAGCTCCGGCGGCGGCCGGGCGATGGCGGACTGGATCTGGTCCGGGCCGCCAGTGAGCTTGTTCAGGCCCTGCGCGGCCTTGGTAACGCCGTAGACGATGCCCATCATCACGTAGCCGCCGCTCATGCCCACCTGCTCGGGCGTGGGTGGCTCGCTCCAGTTCTTGCTGAACCGGTTGGGTGCGGGCTGCACCGGGTTCTTGAAGCGGTACAGGTCCAGCGGCTGGTCGTCTTCGGGCTTGATGGCACGCACCTCGCCCAGGGTGGTGACGTTGTCCTGCGGCGGCACCGCGCTTGTCCCGGCCTGATCCACCGCAGGCGCAGGCTCGGCAGGCGTTGCCTGCTGTGCGTGTGCCGTTCCGGCCAGCATCATCCCTGCCACCACTGCTCCCTGCCATGCGCGTGCTGCCACCACTGCCGCCTCTCGCCGTTACCCGAACAGGCAGGATACGGATACAAGCTTCAGATTTTGTTGCGTGCGCTGAACGTGATCGCATTCACTTCGTGATCGGCGGCGCCGGCATGTCCAGCGCCTTGGCGGCAAACGCCAACCGGTCCGCGCCGGCCTGTACCGCCTGCGATACGCCGCCACCGCCGCCATGGCCGGCGCCCTCCACCACCGACAGCAGCACGGGGACATCCGCAGCAGCAACCGACTGCAGCCGCGCGGCGAACTTGAAGCTGTGCGCCGGCGCTACCCGGTCGTCGGTATCGGCGGTGGTGATCAAGGTTGGTGGATAGGCCTGGCCGGCGTGCAGGTTGTGGCACGGCGAATAGGCCAGCAGCACCCGCAGCATTTTCGGGTCGTCCGGCGAACCGTATTCTTCCGACCACAAGGCGCCATTGCTGAAGTGCGGGTAGCGCAGCATGTCCAGCACCGCCACATCCGGCAGCGCTGCACCCAGCAGCCCCGGGCGTTGGGTGATCGCCGCGCCCACCAGCAAGCCGCCGTTGCTGGCGCCGGAGGCCACCACGCGGCCGGGCGCGGTCCAGCCGCGCGCGATCAGTTGATCGGCCGCGTCGAAATAGGCATCGAACACGGCCTGCTTGCGCTCGCGCATGCCGGCGCGGTGCCAGGCCTCACCGTATTCGCCGCCGCCGGGCAGGGTGACATACGCATACACGCCGCCCATATCCATCCACACCACGTCTTCGGCCGAGAATGACGGCGTGCTGCTCAGGCCGAAGCCACCGTAGCCACGCAGCAGTACCGGCGTCCGTGATGAGGGCTGCAGGTCGCCACGACGCACCACGAACATCGACAGCAACTTGCCATCACGTGCGCGGAACCGCAGCTGCTCGGTGACATAGTCCTGCGGCGTCACCGGCACCGCCGGTTGCCAGGTCGGCAGCAGTGCCTGTGTGGCCCGCGTATAGCGCCATTGCGCGGTGGGCCTGGCAAACGAGGTGAACTGGAAATCCACGCTGGCACGGTCATCGGCAACGGTGATTGCATGAACGCTGCCCTTGTCCGGCAAGCGCACCTCTTCGCGCTTGCCGGTGTCGGCATCCACCAGCAGCACGTGGTCCGCCGCATCCTGCAGCAGCGTCACCACCAGCAGGCCGTCGCTGACAAATGCCTGTTTGATCACCCCGCCATCGCTGGCGAATATTTCCTGCGGCGCTGCCTCGGGCTGGTCGGCACGCACCATCACTACGCGGTCGCCGCGTCCACCTTCATTGGTCTGGAAGTACAGGCGGTCATCGCGTGCGCCGGCATAGC from Stenotrophomonas nitritireducens includes these protein-coding regions:
- the rlmF gene encoding 23S rRNA (adenine(1618)-N(6))-methyltransferase RlmF produces the protein MTSSPQRPRAKPAAASAQPLLHPRNRHQGRYDLVRLVAVNPALRAHLIRTPAGTDSIDFSKPVAVRELNRALLASDYGIRHWDIPDGYLCPPVPGRVDYLHGLADLLAADNNGVIPRGPGVRALDIGVGANCIYPLLGQAEYGWRFLGSDIDADALQAANANVQANGLGGRIALRLQPARGNLFAGLLQADERFELTMCNPPFHASAKEAAQGSQRKLRNLGGTQARASKPPPLNFGGQANELWCTGGEASFLRRMIRESVDIQQQVLWFSSLVAKSEHLADIHKQLGKAGAAEVREVPMAQGNKQSRFVAWSFHSADVRKDWLQQAQA
- the tmk gene encoding dTMP kinase; the encoded protein is MDNQQIPGGLLIAIEGIDGAGKTTLAHALAQHLRDAGAVVVLGKEPTNGPWGTRLRATAATGRLSPEQEVEYLLHDRRQHVEDVIAPALARGEIVILDRYFPSMVAYQGAAGLPLDQMLQANDFAPRPNLLLLLDLLPEQGLERIRARGDKPNHFETAQNLERCRLIFQQLDLPNKQLIDASQNETEVLGDAYAAIAAALALRVGVDGAQLLQNVQGLDLGKATAAG
- a CDS encoding prolyl oligopeptidase family serine peptidase, which produces MHRFCFVWLLTILACVAPAGAATGGLDYPATPVQPVEDSVGGQTLRDPYRWLEQDPRQSAEVAAWVAAQNATSRRFLDGIALRAAIVTRLQALAKVESRSLPRRVGNRTFYSGRAAGDEQVSLWLAVDGQPARRLLDPLRWDAKGRVALSGWSISPDGRYLAYGTRSSGSDWRSWQVMDIASESLLPDQLRWNKFSDAFWSADSRSLYYTRFPEPAMGSEFTAGNRNQYLARHVLGTPTAQDSVVYAQPETPDHLFQAGLSGNGRWLVINSGYTGGGAFVGIRALPGGPLWRPFQRSERVGVSYRYAGARDDRLYFQTNEGGRGDRVVMVRADQPEAAPQEIFASDGGVIKQAFVSDGLLVVTLLQDAADHVLLVDADTGKREEVRLPDKGSVHAITVADDRASVDFQFTSFARPTAQWRYTRATQALLPTWQPAVPVTPQDYVTEQLRFRARDGKLLSMFVVRRGDLQPSSRTPVLLRGYGGFGLSSTPSFSAEDVVWMDMGGVYAYVTLPGGGEYGEAWHRAGMRERKQAVFDAYFDAADQLIARGWTAPGRVVASGASNGGLLVGAAITQRPGLLGAALPDVAVLDMLRYPHFSNGALWSEEYGSPDDPKMLRVLLAYSPCHNLHAGQAYPPTLITTADTDDRVAPAHSFKFAARLQSVAAADVPVLLSVVEGAGHGGGGGVSQAVQAGADRLAFAAKALDMPAPPITK